The sequence below is a genomic window from Anopheles cruzii chromosome 3, idAnoCruzAS_RS32_06, whole genome shotgun sequence.
AACGGCTAGTCGGGCGGTCAGAAACTTTCGGAAGAGTTTTCGAAAACACATGGCCCCGTGCTGTGGCGAGCGGTAAGTCTTGACCGGAAACTTGAGCATCCGTTTCTGAAACACTATGACCACAAAATGTTATACGCTTACGCTTGTCTTTGGCCATccgtttttctctttcccgcATTCTGTCGGTTGCATGCCctcggtttgtgtgtgtgtgtatggtttGACCTCTTTTCTGGAGCAGCAGAACAGTGTCGTATTATGTGTAAACGGAAATGTTGCCAAATTACCGAATGGGGCACGAGCGGTGTGTCATTTATGGGTTGAAATTGGACCATTGAACCGACTGTTTAGGTAACGAATTAATGATATCATCATTTTCGGGATCCTCAGCCAAGAGACTGAGGGTAGTTAGGTGTGTTTAACTGATGGATTGTTTGTCTACACAGTGCAGATGCGTTCTTAAAGTCGCTAAACATTAGGAAACTAATGTAATGAAATTTATTACTAGACTAGACTACTAATACTAGACGGTCATTTTCGTTATTTCTTCCAAACAACAGCGATGTTGACAGAGGCAAAGGAAcaaagaaagtaaaataatGACGAACTGAGCAAAGTGAACATCATCATCTCAAAGAAGTGTTCCGAAAAGGAAAGTGACAAATGTAACTTCCACCCTGCTGACAGAGACAAAATGGCGCGAAATTCGAAAGAATAATCAAACTCACGCTccatgaaatgaaaatgtctTCGTTTATCTAACACATTTGCAAGATTATCGTGGAAATTTTTCATTCTACTTCTCGCGAGCTAGGCAAATCCTCGGCGCTGTGTCCTTACGGAATCGATTGTGCCGCAATGGATGTGACCgcgaagagagagatagagagagggaaagagagagaaagcgaaggaaacaaaatttgttcaatttcGCCAACAAGGCCGTTAAAATGAGATGACAACCAAAGAAACCGCGAAGTAAATAGAAGGCGATTTGTTGGCTTCTAAGCGATCGTCAAATGTAGCAGGATTTATGAGAAGTGCGTTTGCTGAAACCAGCGATGCGCTAACATTGCATTGATTTGACCACCAAATAGAACATTTGTGGATTTcacaaatttaaataaaccgCGTAGATTAGGTAACTATTGGTATCTGAAATTGATGTGCCAACACACGGGAAATGGGAGCCGTTTCAATCGTATTTAAATGGAATGTTACTGTTTAAAGTGATGGAACGTTTGCTATCTATCTGACTTTAAATCTGGGTTCTGTGAACAACAATTGGTAATACTAATAGCCTTGTTCTTCTCGATTTTGTtactcgtttttgtttcatcaaaatgttttaccatttttttgcaGCACATCCCAACGCCAAGCTGTGCCATCCGTTGTCTGACGAGCGTAACTTAAAATAAGTAGAACAGCTGAAGCAGCGCGAAAGGTAAGTAACAAAATTGGCAAACTAAATGAGGtgtatttaaatatttaaatagaACCAGTCCAGTGTTCGCTGTGCAAATCATGGAAATCAAGTACTCTGAAGGCAGGCACGTCTTCGTTTCGTTAGCGCGACAAATGGTTCTGCTTTTCTCGCCTTTATGCTTTATTAGTTCTCGGAcgcagtttctttttttggatCGCCCAAGATGGCGGAAGATAATTAgaagttttttaaattagCTTTTTAAAGTATAATGTTGAATTCATCGCTGttggttttgcataaattagccCGCGTAATGTCGAGTCTAGGTGCGACATTTTTACCCGTCTGAAGATTTTAACTTAAACTTACCATGTTCTTAAGAGGTTTTTGAACCTTTCGTTAAACTCGTCATTTGTCAGGTGTTATTCGCATGGGAGCGCATTTTCCACTGATATATTCTTGTTCGGTTGTACATTATTTGACAGTGATGGGTTGGGATTCTGTTTTGCACTTTTGACAGTAAAAGTCCTAGAAATCGATCCGATACCGAAGCGCACGCTGCGGGTTTGTATGTGTTGGAGTTTCGGTTTATTTCACTTCTCCCAGAGGTTCGGTCTGGCAACAAATTGTTTTGATGGTGACAGAAGTCGTTACTAAACGATGTTTACCTACCGAGCGCTGCCAGCCTCACTAGGAGGCGGAAGGTTTACGATCGACATCGAAATGGTTTTAAGATCGATCCCTGAACCGGTTTGATTGAGTTTCACTTTCGGCCCATTTTACTCGTTCAACGGGAGCGCAGCCCTCCGGATGTTGATTGACCTGTTCACCTGCCTTCCTGCGTCGGAGGCCCAATTTCATCCCGTTCAGTTGATATGTCAAAATTAATATCTTACCATCTGTCATAAGTTTTTTTGGCTTGCCTATCGAAGCGTTTCGCCGATGGAGTCACCTGATAGCCCgtgattatttttttaatgctaAAAATGGCCTCGTACAATAGAAAGCAAAGCTGGTGGACGTGGAAAAAACAGGCACGAGGTCATCCAATCAGCTGTTGgggttcgattttcttttacCTCTATTTGGGTGGGTGCTTCGCCATTTGTCACTTTATTTTTTATCGTGACTAGAAACGGAGTccatgttaaaaaaaactggcaaATGCAGATTGGTGGGATCGAAACGCAAACGCCCCTTCGCTGAGGTTGTAACGAAGCATAGCCCGATACGATGAGagtccatttttatttatcctCCCTACTTTGCGCTTGCTTCCCAATTTAATGATGTtcggaaaatgatgaaaagcAGCGTACTGTGGTTTCGACAACCCTTCGTTGCCGCCATGCCGTGGGTAGGAACTTCAAACCGTCACAGCACACGGCGTCCTTCGAATGACGGCGAATATTTTCGGAATCTATTTTATGCTGACCTCCGGGCCGGAGCTGAACATGATCTTTCCATTAATAATCGTATCGAAGTTGCTACAGTATGCCAAATGGCCCCGGCCATCGTTGCCGACCCAGCATTTTCTCGACGGGCACGCTCGTGGGAAAATCGGAGAAAACTAGATCGGCACGCGACAGTCTATTTTCCATGGGAATGATTGTTGATTGACCTCAATTTGCCGTGCTTGTACTCAAAGCttcagagagaaagagagggattTGAGAGAAGCGATGGGAACAtagagaaagggagagagagagggagagagagagtgctcAGAGTATACAGAGGCATTGACGCGTTGCCAACGGGGAATCAATCAATGTAATGCATCCTGCGCATCCTTCGATCTCGCATCATACTAAGACAGTCCCATACAAAAGCGTTAGCAATTGTAAAAAAGCGATAGAATTCGGGTTACGCGCTCATCCCGGACGGACCTGATCACGCGCACTAGGATTCATCGTCGCGTGGCTCGATGATTGATGGTGCGCCGGTGTTGAATCGAGCGCCACCGGCAAGGTCCTTGGCctgaaaaccgaaccgagtggCAGTCGATTGCTGCCTGCCTGGTGCCGTGGTGGATGCCATAAATCTGCGTATCCTATGCTACGCTGGAAAGGTGGCTCTTTTTACGCCACtcttcgtgtttcgtgtttctgtctctctttctccctttctccatacgtgtgtgtgtgtgtgtgtgaagtttcaGTCCGTCTTAAGCGCAATCTCTCATCCGCGACAAAGCTTATGATTAACTTATGGGTCGCAAATCGCTCGTTTGGGGCGAACCTTATTTCTTAGCCCGCCGGTAAAAGATTTCGCGCCGTTCCCGGCTGAAGGATGAAACTTTTGTGAGTGGCCCCGTGGCCGGTTTGGCGGATGCTGAGGGTGGtttataaaaataatcaacgaACCAAGATCAACCAGCGAACCAGCGGGGAAGGATTTACGTGTGCCGTAAAAGTGATTTATGCTTACATTTGGCCCAATTTTCGGTGTCCTACTATTAGGGAAGCAGCGACTTTTTAATCGATCGCAGCTCGCTGGTGTTTGACGCTCAGGGAACCGGGTCCGTTTGCTGGGAGGGTATTCAAATCCCTGTTTAATGGGATGCAAGTGATCCTTTGCAGATCTTAGTCAAATAATTTCCGGATAATGGGAAGGAAAATCAGCAATAAAGaatgatttaaatttgaaatttatttctgAAAGTATTTTTGTAAAACTCCTGCTTCCCTAACGCAAACTTCCTGGACTTCGCTGGTGGAAAcaagcaataaattttacttCAAAATGAGATTGTCAACCACTCTTCCGCCCTTCAGGCATCCCTTCACCATGCAGTAAACAAAATCAACACCcaaccgaagcgaaaaaaaatacGAATACACAAATGGTCCTTACTTTCGCTGGGAGCCAAGACCGACGGCTCCTTTtggcggtggaaaacaatATCCCCAACGCAGAGCATCGTTCCGGAGTGTTGGCGGGCGACTCTGTTGACCTCCTTTTCTCAACGCAGGCGATGTGCAGCCgggcgccatttttcttcgatggTCGGTGGTGTGCACTAGAAGTGAAATTCATGCACCCATCCATCGCTCGAAGGGAACCGATCGGAGAGGCTCCCGTTCTCTCGTGCCTCCTGAAGCTCGGCGTCGGGATTCGGCGGTTGTTCGTCTCCGTACTCGTCGTCCACCGCCGGATCGGCCCCGTCTCCGTCCGggaaggccgccgccgtggtcggAGGAAGTGGCGTCGGTTctccggcgccgccaccgccaaccatGTCGTGGATGATGTTCACAGGGCACTCGATCAGCTGCACCAGCAGGTTGATGATGTTTTTGTACACCCGCTCGTTGAGCGCCATCTGCCGTTCGGCGTCGTGATCGAGCCAAGCGCGCGGCACCCCGCCGCCTGCCTTGCGGCCACCCGGAAGCAGTCGCCGCATACTCCGATAGTTGCGCTCCAGCTCCCCGAACCGTTGCCACTTGTGCTCAACGTCCGCCCGGAGTTGTTGGGCTTCCCGGAGCagaccgttccgttcggttcgccgcaccgtcgtcgtcgtgtccttCCGATTGGGAGAATCCTGCCGAGCTGCCCGCTGCTGGAAGACGTGGAAACGGTGCTCCAGCCGAGCAGCCCGGGCCTTCAGAGGTCGTAGGGTGGCTTCGGTTGCCAGCAGCCGCTCACCGAGCGCCCGATTGAAGCCTagcaattttggtttcgaatCGATTTCGAGTGGCGGCCCCGGTCGGCTGTAAATTGTTGGAGCGACAGGATGCCCCTGATGCTGGGCCGTTGCGGTGGTACctggaacgaaatcgaatcgaacgccgAATCCATTGTGCCGTTCATCACcaggggtggggggagggttCCGAAAATTCTTCGTCGGCCGGGTTTATTGTGCATTTTGCCGGCAATCCTTACCGATGCAGCCGTGAAGCGTGATGCAGACCAGTGCCAACAGTATGCCGCCGCATACCTGAAACGGTTTGCTGCCTTTATGAGGGCCGCCAGCCATGTTTGACCGGATAGAATCCATATTGAAGTCCAATAACGTAAAACTGCTCCGGGCGCCCACTACTTGGGATTCTCGCGTCGGACACGGGACGTTTTACCTctaattaaaagttttaccGTTCTTTCTCGTGGAACAACCCCCACCGGTGATAGAAGTCTCAGTGGGTGGTAAAATGAGATTGCATTCGGCACCGAGCCATTCGGTGAACTGAAAACTATCGGCAAAGCCGTCGCTTTATATTGCTGCCCACTGCCCGGCATTGGCCTTTGGCGAACCATGCTTACGCTTTGTGCACTCAAAGTgttaaaatattgttgttttctaATTTAACTCTGGAATGTTGTCACAGCAGCTTATTTGCTCGCGCTCGCAACTGAGTGTGGCGCGTGGGACAGCTTGGTGGCTTCAACGCACAATTAATTGGTTTCGCCGCACAAGAGTTTGTAAAACACGGGCATTAGGAATTTAGTTCGTTATTCTAGTCACTCGCCGGTCATGCCGGTCGGTCAACTGTTTTTTCCAGTGTTATTGTCCCACAATGTGGGCGTTTTAACATTGATGCACTCGGTAAACTGCATGGCCGTAGTTCATTTCATCGGCTTCTAATTGAATTATCACAACAAAAGGCAGAAATGCAGCGCTTCGAATTTACGTTCTACTTATCTATGGTTCGATGATTGTTCGATTAAATTGCACACCAATTGAAAGGACTCtcgttcgatcggttcgattcgcTTACGGCTTTCGTTGTCAGAACGCATTTTTACCCCCggacttccggttccggctgcaTATTAGTTGTAATTAAATTCTGCAGAAATTGGGCTAAAAATATCgaacaaattaaatgaaaaaccaTTGTGCAATGTGAGGAATTTGTGGGTATATCGTTGTCAAGGACATTGCGTTGCCAACACGCCCAATGCACGAACACGCACGTGGAAATGGTTCAGCAACGGTTGCTACGCTTCTGGGAACGGGATTGGAATTTTGTAATTAAAGTACGGCGTTGTTACAAAGTTGAGGAGCatgatgttgctgttgggaTCCGGTTGGGACACTGTGCGATGCCTGCCgaccagcagcgccagcggtGGTCAATTCTCGATCCGATAGTTTCCCAGATTTTTCGGCCCATTAGCAACAGTTGGTTTGAGTGATCGCTCCACACAAgcaatttcaatcaatcgtTTCACAGTATGTGCATTCTGCCCGTGACATTTTCATCATTCCCAGTTCGATTTCTTTCGAACGTGGGGCTGCGTAAGGATCTGCCGTCGTGCACGTGGTGAGAAATTTCTTCATTCAAATAAGCCAAATTTCCAGATTCACTTGATTTCCGGAAAAAGTGTGTCCCTGCTAAGAAGCCAATCGACGTTATTTCGACCAGAAATCGCCCTCAGATGAGGTTGAGGTTGCGTGCGAAGCCAAAAACTAAAGGACACCCTCCTCCCTGAAATGCCATTAATCCTGTCGCGTGGGCTTGattgatgaataattgaaCGCTTATCGATGGGAATCTATCTTGTAGGCGACCGCACGCCACGGTCATGCTCATCATAATTGATGACTCCTGGTCCCGGATGAGGGCACCGGACGGCGTGCGATCCTGTAATGGCGATGGTATCCATCAAATTTTGGGGGGAAAGCACCAAACACCAAAAgccaccggcacggcacggtatgGAGCCCGACGGAGTCCCTAATTTTACAGGGCCCTAGGTCCGCCTGCCGGCGTCAGGTTTGTAGTATTTTCATTCCGCGACTTGAAGTTGGTCAATTGAATGGAAAGTCATAATCAATCATAGATGGTTGTAGCTCATCAATTAATTTGCCGGAACTCCCGGACCACGGAGCTCCGTATCAGCGGTCAACCGGACGTTATTGGTGGAATGCTGGGATAGCATCTGATATTGGTCAGgcaagtttcactttcgagcCGCAGAATTCGTGGTGATGGAACGTTGTGGCATCGGCAAGGATACTTTACGTTGATTTACGAGCCCGTAATTAAAAACCAATTACTAAAGCGCTTGTGCGGGGTCACCGATAGTCTAGGATGGTTGTAGGAAACCGTTCGATCGCTTAATTGAAAGAACGTTTAGCTTATCAGACCCGCAACCTAATTCGTACTTGCCGCACGCTTTGAAAGCGGTGTCCGGTGACCCTATCAGCAACATCTTCTGTACCATTCCTCTGGCGTGTTGCAATACAGACAAAGGCTTTTACGGTGTCCCAGAGTACCCTGATTATCTGGTCTTGAGCCGATCCTTGAAGAAGTGCAAGACAACGTTGAGAATCTGTAGATTCGAAGATTTTTCCTATCTGTCCACTCGTAGACAAAGAAATGTactttaaacaaacaaaagaccCAAACAGATGGGGAGGGAGACTTTTCCTGCCAGATTAGGTTTTCCCGAACAGTGTGGTAAAATTGTACGCCATCGATGGGCAGTGCAGAAAAGATGAGCCG
It includes:
- the LOC128273297 gene encoding uncharacterized protein LOC128273297, which gives rise to MDSIRSNMAGGPHKGSKPFQVCGGILLALVCITLHGCIGTTATAQHQGHPVAPTIYSRPGPPLEIDSKPKLLGFNRALGERLLATEATLRPLKARAARLEHRFHVFQQRAARQDSPNRKDTTTTVRRTERNGLLREAQQLRADVEHKWQRFGELERNYRSMRRLLPGGRKAGGGVPRAWLDHDAERQMALNERVYKNIINLLVQLIECPVNIIHDMVGGGGAGEPTPLPPTTAAAFPDGDGADPAVDDEYGDEQPPNPDAELQEARENGSLSDRFPSSDGWVHEFHF